The Strigops habroptila isolate Jane chromosome 8, bStrHab1.2.pri, whole genome shotgun sequence genome includes a window with the following:
- the SLC35A3 gene encoding UDP-N-acetylglucosamine transporter isoform X2: MSANLKYLSLGILVFQTTSLVLTMRYSRTLKEEGPRYLSSTAVVIAELLKILACVLLVYKDSKCNLRTLNRVLHDEILNKPMETLKLAIPSGIYTLQNNLLYVALSNLDAATYQVTYQLKILTTALFSVSMLSKKLGVYQWLSLVILMTGVAFVQWPSDSQVPAAKEHSAGSQLVGLMAVLIACFSSGFAGVYFEKILKETKQSVWIRNIQLGFFGSIFGLMGVYIYDGEQLSKNGFFQGYNKLTWVVVVLQALGGLVIAAVIKYADNILKGFATSLSIILSTLISYFWLQDFVPTSVFFFGAVLVIAATFLYGYDPKPAGNPIKA, translated from the exons ATGTCTGCcaatttaaaatacctttccttGGGCATCCTGGTTTTTCAGACCACAAGTTTAGTCTTGACCATGCGTTATTCTCGGACGCTGAAAGAAGAAGGACCTCGTTACTTATCCTCCACTGCCGTAGTTATTGCTGAACTTCTGAAGATTTTGGCCTGTGTTCTCTTGGTCTACAAAGACAGCA AGTGCAATTTACGGACTCTGAACAGAGTGCTACATGACGAAATCCTTAATAAACCCATGGAAACTCTTAAACTTGCTATTCCTTCAGGAATTTATACTCTTCAGAATAACTTGCTGTATGTAGCATTGTCGAACCTAGACGCAGCCACATACCAG GTTACGTATCAACTGAAAATTCTTACCACGGCATTGTTTTCTGTGTCCATGTTGAGCAAGAAGTTAGGTGTATACCAGTGGCTTTCATTAGTAATATTGATGACAGGAGTGGCATTTGTGCAG TGGCCTTCAGACTCTCAAGTACCAGCTGCTAAGGAGCATTCGGCAGGATCTCAGTTAGTGGGCCTGATGGCAGTTCTGATAGCTTGCTTTTCCAGTGGATTTGCTGGCGTTTATTTTGAGAAAATCTTAAAGGAAACCAAGCAGTCTGTGTGGATCAGAAACATTCAGCTTG GATTTTTTGGTAGCATATTTGGACTGATGGGTGTATACATTTATGATGGAGAACAACTGTCAAAGAATGGATTTTTTCAAGGATACAATAAACTTACTTGGGTAGTTGTTGTTCTACAG gCACTTGGAGGGCTGGTGATTGCTGCTGTTATAAAATATGCAGACAACATTTTAAAGGGATTTGCAACTTCTCTCTCTATTATTCTATCAACATTGATTTCCTATTTCTGGCTGCAAGATTTTGTCCCTACAAG tgtctttttctttggagCTGTCCTTGTAATAGCAGCTACTTTCCTATACGGTTATGATCCCAAACCTGCAGGAAATCCCATTAAGGCATAG
- the SLC35A3 gene encoding UDP-N-acetylglucosamine transporter isoform X1, translating to MYPTRRMGNKQKSKRKRKEEKSREMSANLKYLSLGILVFQTTSLVLTMRYSRTLKEEGPRYLSSTAVVIAELLKILACVLLVYKDSKCNLRTLNRVLHDEILNKPMETLKLAIPSGIYTLQNNLLYVALSNLDAATYQVTYQLKILTTALFSVSMLSKKLGVYQWLSLVILMTGVAFVQWPSDSQVPAAKEHSAGSQLVGLMAVLIACFSSGFAGVYFEKILKETKQSVWIRNIQLGFFGSIFGLMGVYIYDGEQLSKNGFFQGYNKLTWVVVVLQALGGLVIAAVIKYADNILKGFATSLSIILSTLISYFWLQDFVPTSVFFFGAVLVIAATFLYGYDPKPAGNPIKA from the exons ATGTATCCAACAAGAAGAATGggtaacaaacaaaaaagcaaaagaaaaaggaag gaagaaaagagtcGAGAAATGTCTGCcaatttaaaatacctttccttGGGCATCCTGGTTTTTCAGACCACAAGTTTAGTCTTGACCATGCGTTATTCTCGGACGCTGAAAGAAGAAGGACCTCGTTACTTATCCTCCACTGCCGTAGTTATTGCTGAACTTCTGAAGATTTTGGCCTGTGTTCTCTTGGTCTACAAAGACAGCA AGTGCAATTTACGGACTCTGAACAGAGTGCTACATGACGAAATCCTTAATAAACCCATGGAAACTCTTAAACTTGCTATTCCTTCAGGAATTTATACTCTTCAGAATAACTTGCTGTATGTAGCATTGTCGAACCTAGACGCAGCCACATACCAG GTTACGTATCAACTGAAAATTCTTACCACGGCATTGTTTTCTGTGTCCATGTTGAGCAAGAAGTTAGGTGTATACCAGTGGCTTTCATTAGTAATATTGATGACAGGAGTGGCATTTGTGCAG TGGCCTTCAGACTCTCAAGTACCAGCTGCTAAGGAGCATTCGGCAGGATCTCAGTTAGTGGGCCTGATGGCAGTTCTGATAGCTTGCTTTTCCAGTGGATTTGCTGGCGTTTATTTTGAGAAAATCTTAAAGGAAACCAAGCAGTCTGTGTGGATCAGAAACATTCAGCTTG GATTTTTTGGTAGCATATTTGGACTGATGGGTGTATACATTTATGATGGAGAACAACTGTCAAAGAATGGATTTTTTCAAGGATACAATAAACTTACTTGGGTAGTTGTTGTTCTACAG gCACTTGGAGGGCTGGTGATTGCTGCTGTTATAAAATATGCAGACAACATTTTAAAGGGATTTGCAACTTCTCTCTCTATTATTCTATCAACATTGATTTCCTATTTCTGGCTGCAAGATTTTGTCCCTACAAG tgtctttttctttggagCTGTCCTTGTAATAGCAGCTACTTTCCTATACGGTTATGATCCCAAACCTGCAGGAAATCCCATTAAGGCATAG
- the SLC35A3 gene encoding UDP-N-acetylglucosamine transporter isoform X3: MSANLKYLSLGILVFQTTSLVLTMRYSRTLKEEGPRYLSSTAVVIAELLKILACVLLVYKDSKCNLRTLNRVLHDEILNKPMETLKLAIPSGIYTLQNNLLYVALSNLDAATYQVTYQLKILTTALFSVSMLSKKLGVYQWLSLVILMTGVAFVQWPSDSQVPAAKEHSAGSQLVGLMAVLIACFSSGFAGVYFEKILKETKQSVWIRNIQLGTWRAGDCCCYKICRQHFKGICNFSLYYSINIDFLFLAARFCPYKCLFLWSCPCNSSYFPIRL, encoded by the exons ATGTCTGCcaatttaaaatacctttccttGGGCATCCTGGTTTTTCAGACCACAAGTTTAGTCTTGACCATGCGTTATTCTCGGACGCTGAAAGAAGAAGGACCTCGTTACTTATCCTCCACTGCCGTAGTTATTGCTGAACTTCTGAAGATTTTGGCCTGTGTTCTCTTGGTCTACAAAGACAGCA AGTGCAATTTACGGACTCTGAACAGAGTGCTACATGACGAAATCCTTAATAAACCCATGGAAACTCTTAAACTTGCTATTCCTTCAGGAATTTATACTCTTCAGAATAACTTGCTGTATGTAGCATTGTCGAACCTAGACGCAGCCACATACCAG GTTACGTATCAACTGAAAATTCTTACCACGGCATTGTTTTCTGTGTCCATGTTGAGCAAGAAGTTAGGTGTATACCAGTGGCTTTCATTAGTAATATTGATGACAGGAGTGGCATTTGTGCAG TGGCCTTCAGACTCTCAAGTACCAGCTGCTAAGGAGCATTCGGCAGGATCTCAGTTAGTGGGCCTGATGGCAGTTCTGATAGCTTGCTTTTCCAGTGGATTTGCTGGCGTTTATTTTGAGAAAATCTTAAAGGAAACCAAGCAGTCTGTGTGGATCAGAAACATTCAGCTTG gCACTTGGAGGGCTGGTGATTGCTGCTGTTATAAAATATGCAGACAACATTTTAAAGGGATTTGCAACTTCTCTCTCTATTATTCTATCAACATTGATTTCCTATTTCTGGCTGCAAGATTTTGTCCCTACAAG tgtctttttctttggagCTGTCCTTGTAATAGCAGCTACTTTCCTATACGGTTATGA